CGCTCGTGCAGGAGGAGGCAGCCGCCTTCGTAGGCGGTGCGCGTGAGCATGGCCAGGCCACCGACATGGAAGAGCGGCAGCGTGCCCAGCCAGCGCGGCGCGGGGTGCGCGCCCAGGTTCGCGGCGGAGGCGCGGCATGAGGCGCGGAAGGCCCCTTCCGTGAGGACGGCGCCCTTGGGCCTTCCCGTCGTCCCGCTGGTGAAGAGGATGACCCGGGCCGTGTCCGCGTCCCAGGCGCGCTCGGGCACGGGGGCGGCTGTCACGCCGTCGGGGAAGGACTCCAAGGCCTCTGCGTCCGGGAGCCGGTCGTGCAGGGCCCCGAGTGCCAACATGAGCCGGGGCTCGACGTCCTCCAGCAGGGGCTTCAGCTCCGTGGGCGTGAGCCGGGCGTTGAGCGGCGCGAAGAGCGCGCCCAGACGACCGAGTGCCCAGAAGAGGAAGGTCACCGCCGGGTGGCTCGTGGACAGCAGCGCCACGCGGTCACCCTGCCCGATTCCTCGCGCGTCCAGGGCTTGCGTCCAGCGCGTCACCTCTTCGTCCAGCGCGCGGAAGGTCCAGGTCCGTCCCGCGAAGCGCAGCGCCTCCGCGTGGGGATGCAGCCGCGCGCCTTCGCGGATGGGGCAGTCGTAGATCATGGCCTCGCACCTCCGAGGAGTGGGAGCCGCTCAGTGTTCCCGGTTGAAGTCCGGGTTCAGTCCGAGCCCGGGCAGGTCGCGCAGCCGCACGAGTCCCCCCCGGGGTTGATACGGATGATCTCGCGGCTCGTCAGCGAAGAGCCGTCCCACGGCGAGGCCGGAGGCCAGCTCTCCCGACGGCAGCGCGGAGGCCAGATGCGCGGCGCCCGCGCGGGCCACCACGCCGTCGATGGAGCTGGTGACGTACGCGTGCATGCCCATTCGGGCCGCTCGCAGCGCCACCACCATGGAGGGCAGCAGCCCTCCGAGCACCATCGGCTTGATCACCACCGCGCCCACCGCGGGCCCGCCGCCCAGGTCCATCGTGAGGAGCGTGCGCACCGCGGCGGGCGTGGCGAGCGTCTCGTCCGCGGCGATGATGCACGGGGCGCGGCGCTGCACCCGCCACAGCGCCTGCAGGTCCTCCGGCGGCGTGGGCTGCTCCACCAATTCCAGGTCGTACCAGCCCAGCCGATCCAGGGCGCGGTTGGCTTCGGGCTCCGTCCAGCCGCCGTTCGCGTCCAGCCGCAGGCGCACGCGCGGCCCCACCGCGTCGCGCACGGCCCGGACCCGGGCTTCGTCCTCGTCCAGCGAGCGGCCCGCGACCTTCACCTTCAGCGTCTGATACCCCTCCTCCACCGCCGCACGCGCTTCCCGGGCCAGGGCTTCCGGGTCCTCCGCGCTCAGCAGCGCGTTCACCAGGACCTCCTGCCGCGCCTCCTCCGCGAGCAGCCAGCACAGGGGCACGCCCTTGCGCTGGGCCACCAGATCCAACAGCGCCAGCTCCAGGCCATGCTGCGCGGCGGGGACAGGCTCCTCCGGGTCGATGCCGCGGATCCGCGCGCCGCGCTGGCGCAGCTCCTCGCTGGCGGACGGGACGAGCGTGGCTTCGACGCCCTCGATGCTGTCCTCCAGCGTCTGCCCCTTGAGGGCGCTCAGCCACCCGCGCAGCACCGTGTGCGTCAGGGCCAGGGACTCCGTGCCGAACTCGGGCAGCGGCATGGCTTCACCCTGCCCTACGTGGCCCTCCTCGTCCCGCAGCCGCACGAGGAACCCGTCGCGCGTGGAGTAGGACCCCCTCGCCGTCTTCAGGGGGTTGGCCAGCGTGAGGTGCAGCGGAGTGAGGGTCGCCTCGATGATGCGCATGACGCCCCTTCAGCGCAGGTACAGCCCGGCCGCGAACAGCAGCCCGAACACCATCTGCAGCTTCGCCGTCCCGCCCAGCGCGGGGTTGAGCGCCGCGCCCTCGGCCTTCAGCATCAGCTTCAGCGGCGGCGCCACCAGCGGCAGGCTCAAGAGCGGCAGGAAGACCCAGGCGCTCGCGTAGCCCCTGGCGAACAGCACGAACGGCGTGACATAGGAGGCCACCAGCAGCAGCACGTACTCCGCGCGGCCGAAGCCCTGGCCGAAGCGCACCGCCATCGTTCGCTTGCCGGCCTTCACGTCCGTGCTCGCGTCGCGCTGGTTGTTCACCACGATGAGGCACGTGCCGATGGCGCCCACCGGCACCGACGCCCACCAGGCCGCCGGGCTCACGACGCCGGCCTGCACGTAGTACGTGCCCGTCACCGCGACGATGCCGAAGAAGATGAGCACGAACAGGTCGCCCAGGCCCAGGTAGGCCAGCGGGAACGGGCCCCCCGTGTACGCATAGCCGCACAAGAGCGAGGCCACGCCGATGGCCACGATGGGCCAGCCGCCCACCGCCACCAGGTACAGCCCCACCAGCGTCGCCAGCGCGAAGCACCCGAGGCCGCCCAGGAGCACCGTGCCCGGCGCGATGAGCCCGCTCTGCGTCACGCGCTTGGGCCCCAGGCGCTCCTCGGTGTCCGCGCCCTTCTTGTAGTCATAGAAGTCGTTGATGAAGTTGGTGCCGATCTGGATCAGCACCGCGCCCACGAGCGCCGCGAGCGCGGGCAACAGGCGCCCCACCCCGTTGCCGTACGCGAGCGCCGTGCCCACCAGCACCGGCACCGCGCCCGCCGTCAGCGTCTTCGGACGCACGGCCATCAGCCACGTCTTCAGCGTGGGCCGGGGAGGAGCCGCATCAGGAGGAGTGCTCACCAGGGTCGTCACGAGTGGGTCGCCTCTCGCGCCAGGATGGCGTGTTCGAACTGCGGCGCTTCGTACCAGGGCGTCTGGAGGAACGAGAGCACTTCGCGCACGTACGCCTCCGGCGCCTCCAGGTGCGGGGCGTGGGTGACCCCGGCGAAGGCGTGGCGCCACACCACCGGCAGCTCCGCCGCCATGCGCCTGGCCAGGGCCGTGAACTTGAGGTCCTGCTCACCGGTGAGCAGCAGCGTGGGCAGCCGCTGTCGGTGCAGCGCGGGCCAGTAGTCGGGCTGCACGCCCAGTCCCAGGGTCTCCAGCGCTCCGGCCAGTCCCTGCGCCGTGCACGCCTTGCGGCGCTCACGCAGCGCGGCCTGCTCCGGCTCCGGCAGGCGGCGCAGTCCGTCGAAGAGGGGCAGCGCCTCCCAGCGCTCCACGAAGGCGTCCACGCCCTTCGCGCGGATGAAGTCCACGAGCTTCGCGTCGGCTTCGCGCCGCTCGGAGCGCTCCTGGCGGCGGTGCAGCCCGGGCGAGCCGCTCTCCATGATCAGCCGGCCGAAGCACTCCGGCGCGCGCACCGCGGCGCCCAGCGCCACCCGCGCGCCCTGCGAATAGCCGAGCAGATCCACGTGGCCGCCCAGCTCGCGGGCCAGGCGGACCACCGCGTCCACCGTCTCCAGGAAGCCGTCGCGCCCTGTCTTCTCCGGCAGCGGCGTGCGGCCGTGGCCGGGCAGGTCCACCGCCACCACGCGCACGGAGCGGCCGAGCAGCGGACGCAGGTGCTCGAACGAAGCGCCGCTGCCGGTGAAGCCGTGCAGCGCCAGGAGCGTATGGGGGCCTTCACCCCAGATGTCATAAGCGAGCGTCACGCCCATGGTCCTTCTCCCAGTGCGGCGGCCATCCGCGTGAAGAGGTGCCGGTGCGCATCCACGTTGGTGGCCCGGTCCACTACGACCTCCACCAGATGGAGGCCTCCCTCCAGCCCGGTGCGCACCGCCGCGCGCAGGGCCGTGGGCGTCGTGGGCCGCTCGAAGCGAGCCCCCGCGAGCGCCGCCGCGTGCGACAGGTCCACGCCGTGCGGCGTGCCGAAGAGGGCCTCGAACTCGTCCGGCTTCGCCACCTGCGCCAGCGGCAGGAAGGAGAAGATGCCGCCGCCGTCGTTGTTCACCACCACGACCGTCAGGGGCACGCGCGCCCGCGCCGCCGAGACGAGCCCACCCACGTCGTGCAGGAGCGCCAGATCACCGGAGAGGAGCACCGCGGGCCGCCCCGCCGCCGCGGCCATGCCCGCCGCGCTGGACACGATGCCGTCGATGCCGTTGGCCCCTCGATTCGCCAGCACGCGCAGCGGGACACCGCCCCCGTGCGCGAACGCGTCCACCGCGCGGATGGGCATGCTGCTGGAGACAAAGAAGAGCGCGTTCGCCGGCAGCGCCGCCACCACCTCGCGCGCCAGCCGGGGCTCGGTCAGTCCATCGGACTGTTCAGCGAGCGCCGTCTCCAGCGCGTTGCGCGCCACCCGCTCCGCGTTGACGAAGTCCTGCGCCCAGCGGCCGGGGCCTCGCGACAGCGCTTGCGTCAGCGCACGGCACGCGAGCACCGCGTTGCCTTCCACCACGCGCGTGGCCCGGTGCGCCGGGTCGTACAGCGCGCCCTCATCGCTGAAGACGGTGATGTCCGCGCCGGAGGCGTCCAGCCACTGCTGCGGCGACTTGGGCGTCAGGCCTCCGCCGAAGCGCAGCACCACCTCCGGCGTGTGGCTCCGCGCGAACGGCTCGTGGCGCAGGAGCGCGTCGTAGAGCGACACGGTCAGCGGGCCGCCTCCGTAGCGCGCCTGCGACGTGGCCTCCGCGAGCACCGGGTAGCCCGTGGCCAGGCTCAGCGCGGTGATGGCCTCCGCGAAGCCGTCGTCCTCGTCGCGGGGACCGCACACGATGACGCCGCGCTCGGTGGTGGCGATGCGCGCGCGCACCTCATCCAACGCCGCCGCGTCCGGGGCCCGCGACGACTGCGAGATGCGGGTGAGGGGCGCGTCCGTCCGCCCTTCCCTCGCGAGCGCCGTCAGCTTCTCCGCGCCGAAGTCCTGCGCGATGGGCGCCAGCGGCTCGCGGAACGGCACGTTGAGCTGCACGGCGCCCCGGGGCGCGCGGCACGCGGTGCTCACCGCGCGGGCGGCCGTGGCGCGCAGGTGCGCGATGGCGGCGCTGCTCGCCTCGGGCATGCCCACGTCCGCGAACATCCTCGCGAAGTCGCCGTAGAAGCGCGCCTGGGGCACCGTCTGCGGCGCGCCCCAGCCCTGCAGCTCCAGCGGCCGGTCCGCCGTGAGGATGATCAACGGCACCTGGGCCATGGCCGCCTCGACGACGGCCGGGAAGAAGTGCGCGCCCGCGGAGCCGCTCGTCGCGACCAGCACCACCGGCTGACGCGACTGCTTCGCCATGCCCAGCGCGAAGAAGCCCGCGCTCCGCTCGTCGATGACGGACCAGACTCGCAGGCCCGGCGTGTGCGCGCAGGCGAGCGCCAGCGCGGACGAGCGCGAACCCGGACACACCACCGCGTGCCGCACGCCGCCACGCACCAGTTCTTCCAGCAGCGCACGCGACCACAGCACGTTGAGGTTGGCGTCCAGGGACATCACCGGCCCCCCAGCGCGCGCAACATCGCCAGACTCTTCATCTCCGTCTCCCGCCACTCGGACTCCGCGCTGGAGCCCGCGACGATGCCCGCGCCCACGAAGAGCCGGGCCTTCGCCCCGCGCACCAGCGCCGAGCGCAACGCCACCACCAGGTGCGCACGCCCGGGGCCCACCCAGCCCACCGGCCCCGCGTACCAGCCCCTGTCCAGCGACTCGTGCTCCACCAGGAACGACAGCGCGCGCTCGCGCGGCGTGCCGCCCACCGCCGGCGTGGGGTGCAGCGCCGTGACGACCTTCGCGGTGTCCACGCCGTCCGCCAGCTCCGCGCGGATGCCCGTGCGCAGGTGCACCACGTTCTTCAGCGCGAGCACGGACGGCTGCGCGTCCGCGGACACGCTCGCCGCCACCGGCGTCAGCGCCTGGAGGATGTAGCGCACCACCGCGTCATGCTCGCGCCGGTCCTTGTCGCTCGCGTCCAGCGCCTCCGCGCCGCCCGGCGCCGCGGACCCCGCGAGCGCTTCGGTCTCCAGCCTGCGCCCGTCCACCCGGCACAGCGTCTCCGGCGTCGCGCCCAGGAAGCCCGTGCCGTCCGGCGCGCGGAAGAGGAACGTCGCGCATCGCGGGTTCTGCTCGCGAAGCCGCGCCAGCACGTCCACCACGTCGAAGGGCTCCGGCCCCTCCGCCTCCAGCGCCCGCGCCAGCACCACCTTGTTCAACTGGCCGGCGCCAATGGCCTCCACCGCGCGGTCCACCAGCGCCTCGAAGTCCGGCCGGGACGAAGCCGTGCGCAGCGCGACCGGCGCGCCCACCGGATGGCGGTAGGACGAAGGGAAGGACGCTCGCACGCGCTCCAGCCGCGAGCGCACCACGTCCTCCGCGCCCTGCCCCTCCGGAGCGAAGACCGCGACCGCCAGCGCGCTGCCCTCGCGCCACACCAGCACCTCCGGCAGCGTCCAGCGCGCCAGCCCATGCGAACGCCACGCGCCATCCACCGGCTGCGTGGGGCTGAAGCGCATGCCGCCGAACCAGGGGCCCGGCATCTGGGGGGACACCGCGTCCAGCCACCGCACGCTGTCGTGACCGAGCGCGCCCAGCACCGCGGGCAACTCACCGGGCGCATGCGCTTCGAGCACGCCCGCCTCGCCCCACCCCGCCACCGCCTCGCGCGCCACCGGCCGCTCCCAGTACACGGAAGGAACGCCGAGGCTGCCCGCTCCGGCCAGCGGATCCACGCCGGGCAGCGGCATCATCCCGGCGACCCATCGCGGATCCTCAGCGGGACTGAGCGGCGTCATCAGCCATTCTCCTGCACCTCGGGGGAGGCGAGTGACATCACCTTCGATTGTCTTCTAAGCGATCTCGGCTATACATGCACCAAGGAGTTCAAAACCGCTTGAACTCCATGGAATCTGAATTCAAGTAACTCCAGCGAGGGAGCCGCCGTGGGAGGCCAGCAACCAGACGACCCAGCCGGGCGGCGTGACCCGGGTGCACACCGCGTCCTTCGCGCAGCGCGTCCAGCCGGCACCCGCGTGCAGGTGGGGGCCGTGGAGGTGGGCGGGCCCGGCTTCGTGGTGATGGCGGGGCCGTGCGCGGTGGAGGGCGCCGAGCAGTTGGAACTGGCGGCCCGCGCGGTGGCGCAGGCGGGCGCGCACATGCTGCGTGGAGGCGTGTTCAAGCCGCGCACCAGTCCGTATGCGTTCCAGGGCATGGGGGAGCCGGGGCTGAAGCTGTTGGTGGACGCCGGGCGGCGCCACGGCCTACCCATCATCAGCGAGGTGATGGAGACCGAGCAGCTGCCCCTGATGGCGCAGCACTCGGACATCCTCCAGGTGGGCGCGCGGAACATGCAGAACTTCGGGCTCCTGCGCGCGCTGGGGAAGCTGCGCAAGCCGGTGCTGCTCAAGCGCGGGCTGTCCGCCACGGTGCAGGAGTGGCTCAACGCCGCCGAGTACATCCTGGCGGGCGGCAACGAGCAGGTGATGCTCTGCGAGCGCGGCATCCGCACCTTCGAGACCGCGATGCGCAACACGCTGGACCTGGCCGCGGTGGCGTGGGCGAAGGAGCGCACGCACCTGCCGGTCATCGTGGATCCCTCGCATGCGACGGGCATTCCTTCCCTTATCGCGCCCATGTCGCTGGCGGCGGCGGCCTGCGGTGCGGATGGATTGTTGATTGAAGTCCACCCCCGGCCGGAGCAGGCGCTGTGCGACGGTCAGCAGGCGATGTCGCCCGGGGATTTCGCTACGTTGATGCAACGGCTGCCGGGCGTGCTCGCCGCGGTGGACCGTCACCTTTGGACGCCGGCGGGGCCGGCACAGATCGCGGGGGCGCGATGAGCACCGAAGTCCGTCAGATGTTCTCCTCCATCGCCACGCGCTACGACGTGACGAACGAAGTCCTCTCGCTCGGCATCCACCGCCTGTGGCGGCGCGCGGCGGTGAAGCTCAGCGGCGCGAAGGAAGGCAGCCACGTGCTGGACTGCGCGACCGGCACGGGCGACCTGGCGCTGGCGTTCAAGCGCAAGGTGGGCTCCACGGGCCGCGTGGTGGGCACGGACTTCTGCCCGGAGATGCTGGAGAGCGCGCCGGCCAAGGCGGCCAAGGCGGGGCTGGAGGTGGAGTTCCAGGTGCAGGACGCCATGGCGCTCACCCTGCCGGACAACACGTTCGACGTGGCGTCCATCTCCTTCGGCATCCGCAACGTGGATGATCCGGTGAAGTGCCTCCAGGAGATGGCGCGCGTGGTGCGCCCCGGAGGCCGCGTGGTGGTGCTGGAGTTCGGCCAGCCCACGGGCCCGTACGGCGCGCTGTTCCGCTTCTACAGCAAGACGGTGATGCCGGCGATTGGCGGCCTGCTCACGGGCAACCGCGCGGCGTACCAGTACCTGCCCCGCACCGCCGCGGCCTTCCCCGCCGGCGACCGCTTCCTCTCCCTGATGGACCAGGCCGGCGCCTACTCCGAGCGCGCCGCCCACCCCCTGCTGTTTGGAACCGCCTACGTCTATGTCGGCACCGTCCGTTGAGGCCCGACGCCTCCTCGTCCAGCAACTCGTCGCGTCGGTAGACCCCAGACTCCAGCAGGCGCTCCAGGGGGCCCTTTCGTCCCCGGGGCCCTGCCCCCGCCCCATGGGCGCGCAGACCGTCGTCATCGCGGGCCACCGCGCGGCCGGCAAGACGCGCCTGTTGCCGCTCGTCTCGAAGCTGCTCGGGCGCACCGGGCTGGACCTGGACGCGGAGCTGGAGCGCCGGCATGGGCGCCCGCTCCGCACCTGGGTGGCTGAATCCCCCACCACCTTCCGCGCCGCCGAGCGCGAGACGCTGGGCCTCCTGCCCCAGGGCAGCGTGGTGGCGGTGGGCGGCGGCTTCCTGTCGCATCACCCGGAAGCGCTCGCGGGGCACTTCACGCTCGTCGTCCCCGTCACCTTCGACACGTATCGCGAGCGGCTGATGGCGGACACCACGCGCCCCCGGCTGCGCACGGATGTGTCGCTGGAGGAGGAGCTCCACTCGCTGTTCCATGAACGCGAGGCGCTGCACGCCCGCGTCCCCACCATCTCCCTGGCGGACTTCCTCCGGGGCTGCCTTGCCCAGGAGCCTGACTGATGGCCACCCGGCGCATCATCACCCTGCCCCCCACGCTCACCGGCGCGGACGCCGTCACCTTCGCGCGCGACGGCCTCCAGCGGGGCGCGGACGTCATCGAGGTGCGGACCGACCTGCATGCTCCCGGTGATATCGATCCGGACGCGCTCGCCCGCGTGATGCCGCTGCTCGTCTCCGAGCGGGGCAAGCCGCTGCCCGCGCCGTGGATCCAGGCCGCGTGGCGCGTGGACCGCGACGTGGAGCGCGCGCAGGACATGGACGCGCCGCCAGGGAAGCTGCTCGCGTCACACCACGCGGAAGGTCCGCTGACGACGACGGAGGCGCTCCAGCGCTGGTCCCGCCCCATTCCGCCGGATGCGCTGGTGAAGCACGTGGAGCCCATGGACGGGCCCGCGCACCTGGAGGTGCTGCTCCAGACGCAGGCCGCATTGTCCCAGCGCTTTGGCGCCGAGCGCGTCACCGTGCTGGGCATGGGGCCGGTCGCCATCCCGGCGCGCGCGGTGCTCTCGCGCAGGAACGGCCTGGAGTACGTGGCCATGGGTGGCCCGTGGACGGCGGCCCCGGGACAGCGCCTTCTGGACGACGTGGTGCGCGAGCACCGCAAGGCGAAGGATCCGCACGCGCCGCGCCTGGGCATCCTGGGCACGGCCATTCCGCACTCGCGCTCGCCGCGCATCCACCGACAGCCGTTCGACCGCATCGACCTGGCCGAGGACGCGCCGGTGGAGGCGGTGGTGGACGCGCTCTTGCCGCACTACGCGGGCTTCGCCGTGACGAGCCCGTTCAAGATGCGGCTCGCGAAGCACACGGGCTCGTCGCTGGACGCCATCAACACGCTGGTGCGCCGGGGCTCGCGGTGGGAGTCCTTCAACACCGACACGGAAGGCGCGCGCGCGGTGCTGGAGCGCCTGGGCGCGAAGGACGTGTCGGTGCTGGGCGACGGCGGCTCCACGCAGGCCCTGCGGCTGGTGGCCGCTGAACATGGATTCGCCCTGCGGGTCGTGAAGCGCGCGGAGATACAAGCCCCGCTGTCCGGGGATTGGGTCTGGACATGGCCGGACCGCGTGGCCCCCCCCGAAAACCTGCGATTCCAGGGGGCACGCGTGGCGGTGATCGCATACGGTGCGCCCGGCCGGCGCGTCGCCGCGGAGATCGTTCGCCGCGGGGGCACCCCTCTCCTGCTAGGTGCGGCGTGGTTCGTCGCCCAGGCCCGGCGGCAGCGACAACTCTGGGAAACGGCGACATGAATACCTTTGGCACCCTCTTCCGGTTGACGACGTTCGGCGAAAGCCATGGCCCCGCGCTGGGCTCCGTCATCGACGGCTGCCCCGCGGGCGTTCCGCTCACGCGCGAGGTGATCCAGGCGGCCCTGGATCGCCGGCGTCCCGGGCAGTCCGCCCTGGTGACCCCGCGCAACGAGCCCGACACCGTGGAAATCCTCTCCGGCGTCTTCCAGGACAAGACGCTGGGCACGCCCATCGCGGCCATCGTGCGCAACGCGAACCAGCGCTCGCAGGACTACAACCAGCTGGCCAGCGTGGACCGGCCGGGTCACGCGGACGCCGTGTGGCGCGAGCGCTACAAGCACCGCGACCACCGGGGCGGCGGCCGCACCAGCGGACGTGAGACGCTCTGCCGCGTCATCGGCGGCGCCATCGCGGAGGCGTACCTCGCGCGCGACCTGCCCTCCATCAGCACCGTGGCCTACGTCTCCCAGGTGGGCGAGCTGGTCGCGCCCGTTCCGGCGCCGGGCCTCACCCGCGCCATGGTGGACGCGCACCCCACCCGCTGCCCGGATGAAGCCGTCCGTGAAGAGATGGCCCGGCAGATCCTCGCCGCGAAGGAGGCTGGCGACAGCCTGGGCGGATCCATCGACGTGCGCGTGGAGGGCCTGCCCGTCGGCCTGGGCGAGCCCATCTTCGGCAAGCTGAAGGCGCTCATCGCGCAGGCGCTGGGCAGCATCGGCGCCGTCACCGGTGTCATGTGGGGTCCGCCGGATCTGCTCCAGCGCATCGGCCAGCCCGGCACGAAGTTCCACTCCGTGAAGGACGCGTACGGCGGCATCCAGGGTGGGCTCGCCAACGGTGAGCCCATGCAGGTGCGCGCCTTCTTCAAGCCGCCCGCGACGCTGGCGGATCACGCCAAGGGCGGCCGTCACGACCCGTGCATCATGCCCCGCGCCGTCCCGGTGCTGGAGGCCATGGTGTCGCTCGTCATCGCCGACCTCGTCCAGCAACTCAACGCCCGCCCCCACTCCGCATGAGCCCGCTTCCTCCCGGTTCCTACCGCCCCCCCAACGACCGCTGGGGTTCCTTCACGAAGCTCGTCGCCAGGCTGCCCGAGGGCAGCGTCGCCGTGGTGGACCGCACCGTCGCGAAGTTCCACCCCACGCTCCTCCCCGCCATCGAGGCCCGCAAGCCCCGCGCCATCATCCAGCTGGTCGGCGGTGAGCGTGCCAAGAGCCTCATCTCGCTCCACAAGGTGCTCACGGGCGGCATCAACCTGCCGCGCTCCGGCACGCTCGTCGCCGTGGGCGGAGGCACCGTGGGCGACGTGGCCACCGTGGCCGCGCACCTGCTCAAGCGTGGCGTGCGGCTGTTGCAGGTGCCCACCACGCTGCTCGCGGCGGTGGACAGCAGCCTGGGCGGCAAGGGCGCGGTGGACCTCGTCGTGCGCGGCCGCGTGGTGAAGAACCCCGCGGGCGTCTTCCACTACGCGGACGAGACGTGGCTGTGCCCGGAGCTGTACGCCACGCTGTCCGACGCGCAGGTGCGCGAGGGCTCCATCGAGGCGTGGAAGATGGTCGCGTCGCTGGATGCGTCCCTCTTCAAGCGCTACGTGCGCACGCCTCCGAAGCTGGAGAAGCTGGTGAAGGACGCGCGCGGCCTGAAGGAGGACGTCTGCGCGAAGGACCCGTACGAGCATCAGGGCCTGCGCCGCGTGCTCAACTTCGGCCACACCTTCGGACACGTGCTGGAGAGCCTGTCGCGCTTCAAGCTGTCTCACGGCGACGCGGTGGGCCTGGGCATCCTCTGGGCCCTGGACGTGGGCCGGCACCTGGGCATCACGCCGGAGCCCGTGGCGCATGACGTGGAGCGCGCGCTGGCCCGGGGCCCGGGGGTGCTCGGACGCGACCGCGCCGCGGAGATCGCCCAGCGCGCGCCGCTGAAGGACGTGGTCGCGCTGCTGGACGCCGACAAGAAGGCCGGCGCCAACGGCGAGCTGCGCATGGTGCTGCTCACCGCCGTGGGCACCGCCGAGGTCGTGGATGTGATGCCGAAGACGTGGCGGGCCCTGTGGCCCGCCTGGACCCGTGGAGCCCGCCCGTGAGCCACGCCTCTCCGAACCGCCTCACCGTCGACCCGAGCGCCTTGAGCGCCTCACCGCTCACCCCGCCCGTGTCGAAGTCGGACGCCCAGCGAGCCCTGGTGTTGGGACACCTCACGGGCGCCTGGCCGCTGCCGTCGGTGCAGGCGGAATCGGACGAGGACCTCCCCGCCGACGTGCGCGTGCTGCGCCGGGGCGTGGAGGCCCTGCGCCTTCCCGCGGGCCCCGTGCGCGACGTGGACTGCGCGGACGGAGGTGCTCCGTTCCGCATCCTCGTCACGCAGGCCGCGGTGACGCCCGGCGCGCGCGTGCGCTTCACCGGCACCCCCCGCCTGGGCGAGCGCCCGCACGGCCCGCTCTTCACGTCGCTGAAACAGGCCCTGGGCCCCGCGGGCCTCACGCTCACCGAGGGCACCCCGTGGCCGGTGGAGCTGCACGCGCCCCAGGACACGACGAAGGTGCCGCCGGTGTTCCGCGTGCCGGGCGCGCAGAGCAGCCAGTACGCCTCCAGCCTGCTGTTGGGCTGCGCCGAGCGCTTCCTCCGGGAGAAGCGCTCGTGGAGCGTGGAGATCGAAGGCACGCTCACCAGCGCCGGCTACATGGACCTCACGGTGGCGTGGCTGCGCCGCTTCGGCTTCACCGTGGAACAGTCCGAAGGTCACTACTCCGTCACGGGGTATCAGGCGCCCGAATCCGTCCCATCACTGCCGGGCGACTGGTCGTCGCTGGGCTACCTGGTGCTCATCGCCTGGCGCACGGGCGGCACGGCGGAGCGCGCGGAGCCCCAGAGCGCCCACCCGGACCAGGCGATCCTCCGGCTGGCCGCTGAAGTGGGCCTGAAGATGCTCCCGTCGGGCGCGCCCAACACCTGGCGCTTCGAGGGTGAGGCCACGGGCGAGCTGCGCGCGACGGGCAAGGAGTGCCCGGACCTGCTGCCCACGCTGGCGGCGCTCGCGTGCGTGCTGCCCCGGCCCACCACGCTCAGCGACGTGGGCATCCTGCGGGTCAAGGAGAGCGACCGGCTGGAGGGCATCCGCACGTTGGTGTCCGCCTACGGCGGCACCACGGAGCTGTCGGCCGGAGCCGACAGTGAGACGCTCCGCATCGTCCCTCCGAAGGTGAAGCCCGCGCGCTTCGCCATGGACAGCCGGGGTGACCACCGCCTGGCGATGTCAGCGGCCACCCTGTGTGTGCTGTCCGGGGTGCCTCTGGATCTGACGGGGCCGGAGTGCGTGGAGAAGAGCTTCCCGGGCTTCTGGCGGCAGCTCGCGCGGGCCGGCGTCCGCTATTCCTGAGCGGGCGCGCGGACCGGAAACTTCGCCTCTAAGACTTATCGTTCTTTTTTGTTGAAAGCGTCCTCCGCCCTGTGAAATCTCCGCCCATGCCCAAGGACACGCTGACCGTCACCGACAATCGGACCGGGAAGACGTACGAGATCCCGATCGAGAACGGCTGTATCCGCACCCCCGACCT
The sequence above is drawn from the Corallococcus sp. NCRR genome and encodes:
- a CDS encoding 3-phosphoshikimate 1-carboxyvinyltransferase; amino-acid sequence: MSHASPNRLTVDPSALSASPLTPPVSKSDAQRALVLGHLTGAWPLPSVQAESDEDLPADVRVLRRGVEALRLPAGPVRDVDCADGGAPFRILVTQAAVTPGARVRFTGTPRLGERPHGPLFTSLKQALGPAGLTLTEGTPWPVELHAPQDTTKVPPVFRVPGAQSSQYASSLLLGCAERFLREKRSWSVEIEGTLTSAGYMDLTVAWLRRFGFTVEQSEGHYSVTGYQAPESVPSLPGDWSSLGYLVLIAWRTGGTAERAEPQSAHPDQAILRLAAEVGLKMLPSGAPNTWRFEGEATGELRATGKECPDLLPTLAALACVLPRPTTLSDVGILRVKESDRLEGIRTLVSAYGGTTELSAGADSETLRIVPPKVKPARFAMDSRGDHRLAMSAATLCVLSGVPLDLTGPECVEKSFPGFWRQLARAGVRYS